The following nucleotide sequence is from Cytobacillus luteolus.
TATAAAAAGAACCCAACGCACTATACACGCTACCGTAAAGGTTCAGGGCGTGATGCTTTTATAAAAGATCATTGGAAGAGCACTTTTAATAAAGAGGAACTAAAGGCAAGGCTAACGCCAATGCAATATGAAGTTACGCAAAAAAACGGAACAGAGCCACCATTTAAAAATGAGTTTTGGAATAATACTAGTGAAGGAATTTATGTAGACATTGTCTCAGGTAAACCATTATTTAGCTCTAAGGATCAATATGATGCTGGTTGCGGATGGCCAAGTTTCACAAAGCCAATTGACGAAGCGGAAATAGTAGAAGAGACTGACTTCACTTATGGTATGGTTCGCACTGAAGTTAGAAGTCAAACAGCAGACTCGCATTTAGGGCATGTTTTTGACGATGGCCCAGGACCTAATGGATTAAGATACTGCATCAATTCTGCAGCATTACGCTTCATCCGTAAGGAAGACCTAGAAAAAGAGGGTTATGGGGAATATAGTAAGTTATTTAAATAGAAAAGCATGGATCACTCCACCAGATTATGGTTGGGGTGATTTTTTTGGTGATATGGATGAATTGAATCAATCAAAGGGTAGTATCGTCGCTCTGGCTAGAAGAAATTTGAATTGAAGTGTGCGAATAGCCCGTAATTCGCCTAATTGTTAAAAGGGTAGAGACCAAATATTCTCTACCCTTTAGACCAATCAAGCAATCGTAGATCTTATCAAAAACCGAACACCTTCAGGCCCTTCTAGTGAGAACATTCCACCGCGACCTTTCACAACATCAATAATTAGATTTGTATGTTTCCAGTATTCGTATTGTTTTTTACTCATATAAAACGGAGTGTTCCCAATCTCTCCAATAAGGATATCAGCATCACCAATTAAAAACTCTTCACGTGGAAAGCACATCGGTGAACTTCCATCACAACATCCGCCAGATTGATGAAAAAGGAGAGAACCATGCTTCATCTGCAGTTTTTCTATGAGTGTAAGAGCTTCGTCAGTTGCTGTTACTTTCATTTTTAGAAGAATCCTAATTTGTCAGGACTATAGCTAACAAGTAGATTCTTAGTTTGTTGGTAGTGAGAAAGCATCATTTTATGGTTTTCTCTACCAATGCCTGACATTTTATATCCTCCAAATGCTGCATGAGCAGGATATGCATGGTAGCAATTTGTCCAAACGCGACCAGCTTCAATATTTCTGCCAAAGCGGTAGGCTTTATTAACATCCCTAGTCCAAACTCCTGCACCTAGCCCATATAAAGTATCATTTGCGATTTGAAGAGCTTCTTCTTCGTCTTTAAACGTAGTTACAGAAACAACTGGACCAAAAATCTCTTCTTGGAAAATTCTCATTTTATTGTGACCCTTAAATACGGTTGGTTTAATATAATACCCATCTTT
It contains:
- the msrA gene encoding peptide-methionine (S)-S-oxide reductase MsrA, translated to MTQNFELATFAGGCFWCMVKPFDEQPGIEKVISGYSGGQKENPTYKEVCSETTGHYEVVQITFNPEVFPYSKLLDVFWQQIDPTDSGGQFYDRGDSYKTAIFYHSEEQRKIAEESKKNLDESGRFSKPIVTDILPAAPFYPAEEYHQDYYKKNPTHYTRYRKGSGRDAFIKDHWKSTFNKEELKARLTPMQYEVTQKNGTEPPFKNEFWNNTSEGIYVDIVSGKPLFSSKDQYDAGCGWPSFTKPIDEAEIVEETDFTYGMVRTEVRSQTADSHLGHVFDDGPGPNGLRYCINSAALRFIRKEDLEKEGYGEYSKLFK
- a CDS encoding DUF779 domain-containing protein; the encoded protein is MKVTATDEALTLIEKLQMKHGSLLFHQSGGCCDGSSPMCFPREEFLIGDADILIGEIGNTPFYMSKKQYEYWKHTNLIIDVVKGRGGMFSLEGPEGVRFLIRSTIA